The nucleotide window ttttttttatataatcccTACAGATTACGTCCGGCTCTTGTTTAACTATAATGGATTGCtggattttgttttttgttttgtttgcttataatttatatttaattataaaaataacatgaatttttccttttattttatattgttgagTGAAAATAAATACCTCCTTTTTGTGAAGGTAAATCAGAGAAACCTCTAGCTTAATTCCCGCTTCAACCCTCTTACGTTCCTTTTGAAATATCACCCCTGTTAACGGTCTCACGTCTAACTTTAATAACAATAGACAAATATATGtgaactttatttaattccaataataattttaaattcaataaagttaaaaggaaattacatgttttatagattgaaaattttaaattcgccGTTAATCACCATAGCTCCCCAATACGGTTTGGTAGATATACATGTTACATGCGGATTTACATCCGATTCCTACAGGTAGTTCCATCATCGTCGAGCACAATTATAAAGTCAAATTTAACATATGAAAATTGAGATTATGAGAACAATATGATATTTGAACCACTGGCTAATTTTCATAAGAAAGTTTTGTATGggtattttaatctttattttcccGATTCTGATATGATAGGGTAGATGTACTATAGCTTACACCAGTATGGATTCCACGTGACGTCTGCAACGCTGCACGGACGAATCacattagattaaaataattatcctatttatagtaaaaagatTATGTTTAGATGATATGTACAATAATCTAATTAGGTAGAACAGCTAAATGTACAAGCATGATGTGGATTCACATAGATAAAATtcaacgataaataaaataagcatagGATGTGGATTCGCTACCGTCGTCtcgtattgaaaaaaaaagttacagtttaataattatatatctaataaatgaaataccttTACCTGAAATACTTTATCTTATTCGTTGTGGACAATATTTGATAGTATGAGCGTTGTCACCTGTGGCGCCACAACGGCGACAGGAGAAGGCCCGCAAAATGGGACATCGCACCCGACCTTTTCCGTCTTTTAAGGCGTGGGTTGTATACCAGACTTCTGGTTGTCCATTATTCTTGCAGAACCCACACTCctaaaaaaacaagtttaacaaaaaaaaatgtaatgatctCAAGCATTCTTAATAAGTCTTCtattaaacgtaaatttaacttaattcaTTCGGTATCGACGTGATGGTTTTTCGCTtccattaaaatactttaacatacaagttatgtatatgtatataggttgAACTAACGCAGGATAGGTCATAAAGGCCAAAACTCATAAGCAAGGCGTTAAATTAAGTATCATAgtgttaatttaaagaaatttccattttaaaaatgaggctcaattttttgttgtattcataattttcaAGACTATGAATTTAGATACAACATCGGTGAACAGTTGCGAACGATAGTTATTGATTTTACAATACAACCGTGACATTGTTAACTGTATAAAGAGGAGACTGAGCAAAatctatattaacattataaatgtgaaagtaactctgtctctctgtctgtctgtcactcttttactgccaaaccaatgaaccaaatttgatgaaatttggtatgaagcaaacttgaaatccaaggaaggacataagcttTTTTTGCCCGACTCATTACAACCAAGCaccttatagtaataaataaataaatatatttgacaaaacttagatattaaatacgaaatactttgtaattttgaaaattaacctttatatatatgatatactagcTATAAATGCTCGGCATGCGTCGGAATGCCTTTTTAAGGTTTGTAAACTATTATCCGATATGACTTGCGGTAAGTTAatctacgtgtttaaatgtacCTACTACTTTACTACTTGTCATGGCCATCGGTTGAGCTATGTTGAACATAACAACTTCTATTTATATGACCATTGAGCGAATACTTGTATCGTTAAGTGGTcaaatttcaaacataattaatattgataatatttaaggaaaacatAGGTACATCAGTACATGTGgtcgaacatatttttttactctatTTATGTTTCCagcatttttaataacattataaaagctaaaaatacataaaaagcgCTGGATTAATTATTgtctttatctatttatatatagatattaggtatatatatatttattatataggtaagtaGACGAGTAAAAGATGgaaggtggtcaccaccgcccattgacttTAAGCGCTGTAAGATATGTAACCCTTTCCAACATCGCCAATACtctaccaatcttgggagctaagacattatgtatcttgtgcctgtagttatactcaAACCggattgctgtttggcggtagaatatctaataagtgggtagtacctacccagacatacttgcacaaagccctaccaccaattaaatatatacaattgtcTGACTATGTTTCTTCTACCTTCAAATATCCTcaccaaatatttttgtaatgaaacCCGTTGCTGGCGGAGTGTGTCGGCGTATTTCATTAAAAGATTGAATTGGTTTGACGACAAGGAGAATAGAGCAGCTCGTTGCAAGCACATGGCCTTTTCAAATTCCGATTGATGCTTGGACtctgcaatttaaataataattataacaataaaacatatgacAATTGTAAGCcgacttttatttaatgttttaaattattatttttcaattgatttttatatttttattaacaataaaatattattgactgccggtaattatattttgtgaatgGCAACAAAATGTGTGCGGGGAAGGAGGATACGGTAATTTGATTCGTTCGGTTTTGAGCGTTGaaggaaaaacaaaagaaatgaaaaaaagagaaaaatgtaAAGTCAAGGGAAAGATAAAGTAAGTGATTGTGATCATTACGGAGTTTCATTTtggacatattttattaagattacacatttttattctgtttcaatgtgtaattttaaaacatcaaattaCAAGAGATGTAGAGctcttttgaatatatttaagccCTCTGTCACATCCACGTTATAGTATTAGCAAAAAGATTTTATGTACacaatacgttttatttatcatcTATTTCATGAAGGCTCATTGTTAATACGTTTGAAGACCTttgtttaaaaaagaatatagagtcatcaaaaatgtaaataaaacattccacTGAGTTTctgttgccggttcttctcagttctGAGGTAGTAGAGTAACAGGTAGTAGATAAAAATGAATAAGCAAGTGAAACACTCCTatgaagtataaatattttaacttgatTTTTTGTCAAGTTACTTGACAATACATGAACAAGTCAACACTATTCTCACCATTGAGTAGATATTTGATTCGAATTTTATATGGATTTATTACACAGATTTTTTTCCCATACTTTCCTAGTTAAAAATGTGATAAGTTAAAAccatcttatattttttttatttgttcctcTTGAAAAGTCGTATCTTGTTCCTACGCTCTGTGTAATCAAAGGTATCGATATTACATATTCTGGTGATATTCACACCGGATCGTGAAAAGGAGAAATAGTGCCTTTATTATcttcagattttatttaatgtcaatattttgGTAATCGAAGCTAGATATCTCCGCGAGGAGTCAATAAAATGACGTCAAATAacgataatacattatataagagTAACATTAATTACATAAGAAAGAAAATCAAGTTCAATGAACGgagcaaaataaaacaaaaagaaagaCAACAAACAAACACTCGAAAAATGGTATGGACACCAAAGAaagaagatataaattaaaaaaagatagtTATATCTCTTGTGAAGCTACTAAAAGCTCAATTCGTTTCGCCGCTTCGATGTAGattggatgaaaaaaaaaaattgtgtacgtatgtatataacgTTCTCCTCCTGTTTgctttaatcaatttaaaaagagGAAGTTTATCATCTGTATGTACTTcactatataaaacaataaaattataaataaataagcctaAAATTACGACTAGAGTCACAgcgcttaatttgttttattactatatttccCTCACTACTGgtacgagttgaattataatcaGTAGGATTTAGGACAGTCGTGGTGCCTACCTAGATTTAATAATGGGATATAGCTAGGTATTCTATTCCCATAGTTATCATaggttttaaacaatatttttttacaatataggtttatttttaatttgacatctGTAGGTAGACGGGTGAAAGACCCCCTGATGGTAATTAGTCAGCACAGATTATAGATATTGGttcattaagatatattaactatacataaaatttCGAAATCTCCACGTTCTTTgtagccagtgtaagtacagccTGTACTTACattgtctcactcacccttcaaattggaacataatattactatctattgctgttaggcggtagaatatgttggTGGTAATGGTGGCACCTACtcggacgggcttgcacaaaggcctaccactaAGTTTAACATTAACATACCGTCTTTCTTATTCATATTCTGCATCTTGTCAGTATAATTTCGTTCATAACCAACATTTTCACCGTTATCAATAGTCACTTGAGCTTCTAATATTGCAGGATCCAATTTAACAGCCAATAAAACATCTGCAAGAAGGCACGTAATTATAAAAGctaaaaaatgttcttatttcTTTAATCACCTTTTGTTCTCTTGATACTTATTCctctttgttataaataaattgaataccgATTATTTACTTGAAGGGTGCTGTAGCTCCACCAGTGGAGTCTGCGCGTAGTATGTCAGTccgtcaattttaaatttttattacgtgTAACGAGAAGGGAATAACATTACGAAAGATTATTGTAGTcatgaaataaatgaatgcgTGTATTTCAAGAAGCGTTCCTAAGCaagtagaaataaataagtCAAAGAACAATAACCATTATATTATTTCCAAGTTCGAATTGCAATATAgagtgaataataaataattgttactatTGCAATTATTA belongs to Vanessa tameamea isolate UH-Manoa-2023 chromosome 13, ilVanTame1 primary haplotype, whole genome shotgun sequence and includes:
- the LOC113397854 gene encoding uncharacterized protein LOC113397854, which gives rise to MDVTTICNESLKEGRIYKEILPISYKTSIPNIALVREKSNLHSDVLLAVKLDPAILEAQVTIDNGENVGYERNYTDKMQNMNKKDESKHQSEFEKAMCLQRAALFSLSSNQFNLLMKYADTLRQQRVSLQKYLECGFCKNNGQPEVWYTTHALKDGKGRVRCPILRAFSCRRCGATGDNAHTIKYCPQRIR